One Parasphingorhabdus cellanae genomic region harbors:
- a CDS encoding tetratricopeptide repeat protein, producing the protein MHIFKSVAVLGAATTLALNPGSAIAFGGSSSPSKSAPKYDASVEYQKGVKALKAKDNKAAVEAFKRSLSVAPRNANAQYLLGVSYVGMNDYKKARKPLEKAVKYDSKLIGAHRDLAITYHKLKMTKKAQASLGKLTAKDSACGNSCADKDELTKAIAKVQATMNGGGSASYQPADSIEFASIGNGDIAYMGAVALINEKKYEAAIAELQLASMTFGPHPDILTYLGFANRKLKNFESAEQYYQAALAVAPEHRGATEYYGELMVERGDLAGAKKKLARLESLCSFGCYEAEELRRWIGEASVS; encoded by the coding sequence ATGCATATTTTCAAATCAGTCGCGGTTTTGGGCGCAGCAACTACGCTTGCCCTAAACCCAGGATCAGCGATCGCCTTTGGCGGTAGCAGTTCACCAAGTAAAAGCGCCCCTAAATACGACGCTTCGGTCGAATATCAAAAAGGTGTGAAAGCCCTCAAAGCCAAAGATAACAAAGCCGCGGTTGAAGCGTTTAAACGCTCACTCAGTGTCGCACCACGCAATGCCAACGCGCAATATCTCCTCGGCGTCAGCTATGTCGGGATGAACGATTATAAAAAGGCACGCAAACCGCTCGAAAAGGCAGTCAAATATGACAGCAAATTGATCGGTGCGCATCGCGATCTGGCGATCACATATCACAAACTGAAAATGACCAAGAAAGCTCAAGCTTCGCTCGGCAAACTGACGGCCAAGGACAGCGCGTGCGGCAATAGTTGCGCAGACAAGGACGAACTCACCAAGGCTATTGCCAAAGTTCAGGCAACGATGAATGGCGGCGGTTCTGCTAGCTACCAGCCCGCTGACAGCATCGAATTTGCAAGCATTGGCAATGGCGATATTGCTTATATGGGTGCGGTCGCTCTTATCAACGAGAAGAAATATGAGGCCGCTATTGCAGAGCTGCAACTGGCATCGATGACCTTTGGTCCACATCCTGATATTCTTACCTATCTGGGCTTCGCCAATCGCAAACTCAAAAATTTCGAGAGCGCTGAGCAATATTATCAAGCGGCCTTGGCGGTTGCGCCAGAGCACCGCGGCGCGACAGAATATTATGGCGAGTTGATGGTCGAACGCGGTGATCTTGCTGGCGCTAAAAAGAAACTGGCCCGACTGGAAAGCCTGTGCAGCTTTGGTTGTTATGAAGCCGAGGAGTTGCGCCGGTGGATTGGCGAAGCGTCCGTTTCCTAA